A single region of the Nicotiana sylvestris chromosome 6, ASM39365v2, whole genome shotgun sequence genome encodes:
- the LOC138871446 gene encoding uncharacterized protein — protein MAADKVDKIDHTHPLFVHPSDTPSSILIPIKLTGSENYGLWHRSMRIALQAKRKLGFVLGTCKKSSFEPALHEDWETCNANVLSWIMNTVSPELLSGIVYASNTHLVWEDLKERFDKVNRVRIFQLHREIATISQGTDSVSTYFTKLKELWAEYDAMVLIPNSKEYVEQLQQQRLMQFLSGLNETCDQARRQILMKTVEPTLNQAYA, from the coding sequence ATGGCGGCTGATAAAGTTGATAAAATCGATCACACGCATCCTCTGTTTGTGCATCCTTCAGATACTCCTAGCTCGATTTTGATTCCTATAAAGCTCACAGGATCAGAAAACTATGGTTTATGGCATCGATCTATGCGAATTGCATTGCAAGCTAAGAGGAAACTAGGGTTTGTGCTAGGGACATGCAAAAAGAGCTCATTCGAGCCTGCATTACATGAAGATTGGGAGACATGCAATGCTAATGTGCTGTCCTGGATCATGAACACAGTGTCTCCGGAATTACTTAGCGGAATTGTGTATGCATCTAACACGCATTTGGTTTGGGAAGATTTGAAGGAAAGGTTTGACAAAGTGAATCGTGTGAGGATTTTTCAATTGCATAGGGAAATAGCCACTATTTCACAGGGGACAGATTCTGTATCTACATATTTCACAAAGCTCAAAGAGCTATGGGCTGAATATGATGCGATGGTGCTCATTCCTAATTCGAAGGAATATGTTGAGCAACTCCAGCAGCAAAGGCTAATGCAATTTTTGAGTGGACTCAATGAGACTTGTGATCAAGCAAGGAGACAAATCTTGATGAAGACTGTAGAGCCAACTCTAAATCAAGCCTATGCTTGA